In Candidatus Paceibacterota bacterium, a genomic segment contains:
- the ftsH gene encoding ATP-dependent zinc metalloprotease FtsH, whose translation MKEKKNNKIWKNIIYVFLGLLLLAALFSLFNFSKKVEEVGVNALAGQIEKGEVKKMEVVGDRVNIELKDGKKEFAIRDTSAPMEEVLKNYGVDNIELKGIEIVYRSQGDSNTWLFVIISIVPFILIIFFFWWMFRQGQQGATQAFSFGRSKAREYGGSGKIRERVTFRDVADLEEAKQELQEIVEFLKTPKKFLDMGARIPRGVLLVGPPGCGKTLLARAVAAEAGVPFFSISGSEFVEMFVGVGASRVRDLFANARKNQPSIIFVDELDAVGRHRGAGLGGGHDEREQTLNQILVEMDGFEREATCIVMAATNRPDILDPALLRPGRFDRHVILDEPDIKGRQEILKIHTKDKPLEKNIDLREIAERTSGFSGADIANLVNEAAILAARKNKKEINQEDLRESIEKVLLGPERKSHILSEKEKEIAAFHEAGHALVSAFMPDSEPVHKISIVSRGMAAGYTLKLPSRDKYLKTKTEFVSELATLLGGYETEKMIFNEITTGASNDLRKSTDLARKLVMEYGMSRLGPVTFGKKESMVFLGKEITEQRNFSEEVAEKIDKEVERLINEAEKDASRVLAERKHLLEKIAKRLIKEETIERKEFEEIIGINIQPAKKQK comes from the coding sequence ATGAAAGAGAAAAAGAATAATAAGATTTGGAAAAATATAATATATGTATTTTTGGGATTGCTTTTATTGGCAGCGCTTTTTTCTCTGTTTAATTTTTCAAAAAAAGTAGAAGAAGTTGGCGTAAATGCGCTTGCAGGACAAATTGAAAAAGGAGAGGTAAAAAAAATGGAGGTTGTGGGAGATAGAGTAAATATAGAATTAAAAGATGGCAAGAAAGAATTCGCAATCAGAGACACAAGCGCCCCCATGGAAGAAGTTTTAAAGAACTACGGAGTAGATAATATAGAACTTAAAGGAATTGAGATAGTTTATCGTTCCCAAGGAGATAGCAATACTTGGCTTTTTGTTATAATTTCAATTGTGCCTTTTATATTGATTATTTTCTTTTTTTGGTGGATGTTTAGGCAAGGACAGCAAGGAGCAACTCAAGCATTTTCTTTCGGAAGATCAAAAGCAAGAGAATACGGCGGTAGCGGAAAAATAAGAGAAAGAGTTACTTTCCGTGATGTAGCTGATCTTGAGGAAGCAAAACAAGAGCTTCAGGAAATTGTTGAATTTTTAAAAACCCCAAAGAAATTTTTAGACATGGGTGCAAGAATTCCAAGAGGAGTTTTGTTGGTTGGCCCTCCGGGATGTGGAAAAACACTACTTGCAAGAGCAGTTGCTGCAGAAGCTGGTGTTCCTTTCTTTTCAATCTCCGGATCTGAATTTGTTGAAATGTTTGTCGGCGTTGGAGCATCCCGAGTGAGAGATCTTTTTGCAAACGCCAGAAAGAATCAGCCCTCGATTATTTTCGTAGACGAATTAGATGCTGTTGGAAGGCATAGGGGTGCCGGGCTTGGCGGAGGACATGATGAAAGAGAACAAACGTTAAATCAAATTTTAGTTGAAATGGATGGTTTTGAAAGAGAGGCAACTTGCATTGTAATGGCAGCAACCAATAGGCCAGATATTTTAGATCCCGCACTTTTACGGCCGGGAAGATTTGATCGTCATGTAATTTTGGACGAGCCAGATATTAAAGGAAGACAAGAGATTTTAAAGATTCACACAAAAGATAAACCTTTGGAAAAGAATATTGATTTAAGGGAAATCGCAGAAAGAACTTCTGGTTTTTCAGGAGCTGATATTGCAAATTTGGTAAACGAAGCTGCGATTTTAGCTGCGAGAAAAAATAAAAAAGAAATTAATCAAGAAGATTTAAGAGAATCAATTGAAAAAGTTCTTTTGGGCCCCGAAAGGAAAAGCCATATTCTTTCAGAGAAGGAAAAAGAAATTGCAGCCTTCCACGAAGCAGGACATGCTCTTGTTTCTGCTTTTATGCCAGACTCAGAGCCAGTCCATAAAATTTCTATTGTATCTCGTGGTATGGCAGCGGGTTACACCCTTAAGTTACCAAGCAGAGATAAATATTTAAAGACAAAAACAGAATTTGTTTCAGAATTAGCAACTTTACTTGGGGGATATGAGACAGAAAAGATGATTTTTAACGAAATCACCACGGGAGCTTCAAACGACCTTCGAAAATCCACCGACCTTGCAAGAAAATTAGTTATGGAGTATGGTATGTCTCGTCTGGGCCCTGTGACTTTTGGTAAGAAAGAAAGCATGGTTTTTTTAGGAAAAGAGATTACAGAACAAAGAAATTTTTCAGAAGAAGTGGCAGAAAAAATTGACAAAGAAGTAGAAAGGCTTATAAATGAAGCAGAAAAAGATGCTAGTAGAGTTCTTGCTGAGAGAAAGCATCTTCTTGAAAAGATTGCAAAAAGATTAATAAAAGAAGAAACAATTGAAAGGAAGGAATTTGAAGAAATAATTGGCATAAATATTCAACCCGCCAAAAAACAAAAGTAA